In one window of Episyrphus balteatus chromosome 3, idEpiBalt1.1, whole genome shotgun sequence DNA:
- the LOC129914628 gene encoding transcription factor Adf-1-like, which produces MLKLNDLHDIVKLINLIKIRPGIYDNTQGDHNNRATVEALWKEVADEMNATPVDCKRKWASLRNAFSRDLRNERDAEINKRKKKKWYLATHLWFLRDYLTVKPREEKDTINEQSEYTMDGSTQFFNTSTQDGTFENLYPEEEIEVEEEKIHAFAVQSPPLVYINKRAPSYYNEPEIPYNNEIPHSSKNEQPSPYKIVLPRPTNNEVCENPAKESHAPPSSIAKKIRLTESSEFDERNMIFFKSLIPDILTLSDRRQRLYKQNVLRKLNKFLDEQEAQS; this is translated from the exons ATGCTTAAACTCAACGATTTACATGACATTGTTAAGctaataaatttgataaaaatacgaCCTGGAATATACGATAATACTCAAGGTGATCACAATAATAGAGCAACTGTGGAAGCATTATGGAAAGAAGTGGCAGATGAAATGAATGCAACAC ccGTTGACTGTAAGAGAAAATGGGCTTCATTACGTAATGCATTCTCACGAGATCTTAGAAACGAAAGGGATGCCGAAATAAATAAgcgtaaaaaaaagaaatggtaTTTGGCTACCCATTTATGGTTTTTGCGTGATTATTTAACTGTTAAACCTAGAGAAGAAAAAGACACCATCAATGAACAATCTGAATACACAATGGATGGAAgtacacaattttttaacacttcAACTCAAGATGGgacatttgaaaatttataccCAGAAGAAGAAATTGaagttgaagaagaaaaaattcatGCTTTTGCCGTACAATCACCGCCACTTGTTTATATCAACAAACGAGCACCTTCTTACTATAATGAACCAGAAATTCCTTATAATAATGAAATACCTCATTCTTCTAAAAATGAACAACCAAGTCCTTATAAAATCGTACTACCACGTCCAACTAATAATGAAGTTTGTGAAAATCCTGCAAAAGAATCTCATGCACCACCGTCTTCTATTGCAAAGAAAATTCGTTTAACTGAAAGTTCAGAATTTGATGAAaggaatatgatattttttaaaagtttaattcCTGATATTCTAACACTATCCGATAGGAGGCAGCGTTTGTATAAGCAAAATGTTCTCAGGAAACTGAATAAATTTTTGGATGAACAAGAGGCGCAATCTTAA